The Gammaproteobacteria bacterium DNA window AGAGACGGCATTACTGAAAACGAGCTGGAGCAATCACAACTCCCACAAACAATCGAATATAAAACTAGCAGTAAAACAAAACAGTTACACAAACCCAAAGGGTGGTGATTTTCTTAGACGCCCCTTCAAAACGCTTTATTTCAGTCGGCACTCTTTCGATGAACATCCCTTACGGCAGAATGGTCTTGATGTGCTTGAACTGCGAATAAGACAACATGTGGCCTGCACGCCGAATTAGCTTCTTCTCAACAACTAGACCACGCCACCTCCTACTATCTCAATAGCTCCCACCCCCTTTATTCGTCTGGATTCACCAACGGCAACAACGGATTGTCACGACAAGCGTCGAAGAGCGCGCGGATAATCGGCGACAGCGGCTCACGCGCCAGGGCGACCAGACCGACGGCGTACTCGACTTCAGGCTCGCGCAGCGGAATGCCGCGAATACCGCTTTCGCTGCCGAACAGATCACTGAAGTATTCGGGCATGACGCTGGCCCAACCGCAAAAACGCACCTGTGCCCACAGGTGAACCACCGAGTCCGTTTCTATCTCGGCCTCCGGGTTACAATCCGCGGCCTGAAATATTTTGTTGATGATGCGCCGGTTCTGCATGTTCGGCGTGAGCAGGCACAGGGGTAGCTGGGCGGCCTCGGCCCAGGTCACGTGGCTCTTGGTAGCCCAGGGGTGATGTTCCGGCAGGAACAGATGGTAGCGCTCGGTATACAAGGGCACCGTCTCCACCCGTTCCAGCGGTTCGTTGTCCAGGTAGGTGATCCCGGCATCTATGTGAAATTCCTGCACGTCGCGCAGGATCTCGTTCGATGTCTCGGACCGGACGGTGAAGCTCACGCTGGGATGGGCCTCGCGCATGACGCGGGTCACCGAGGTGGCCATCGGCAGCGCCGAGGGAATCACACCCAGGACCAGCCGGCCGCTCAACCCCCCTTTCAGTTCGGTAAGCTCCTGCATCAGCGAGGAGCGGTCTTCCAGGATGGTCTGCGCCCATTGGAGGACGCGGCGCCCCTCCGGCGTGAGGTCGTGATAGCGCTGGCCGCGCTCCACGATGGGAACGCCCAGTTCCTGCTCCAGTTGGCGGATCCGCCCCGATAGGGTCGGCTGGGTTACGTTGCAGCGCTCCGCCGCGCGGGTGAAGTGTTTCTCCTGCGCGAGAGCGACGAGATATTCCAGCTGTCTGATATCCATGGTTGTCCTTGTCGGACTTTGCTTGTGGTCCGGATAGGCTCGAACATAGCCCTGCACCCTGCTTCAGGGCTTCAGGCCGCTTAAGTCATGCACATCTGAAGCACGGATCGCAGCGGGCTGCCTCGCTCCCGTGCTTTACCGCCCTGCAAGATATCCTATCCGACAAGGATTGCCCTGACACCGTTCACATCGGTGCCAGGGCAATACAATCAACCATGCAGCTCAGAACAGTTTTATCGCTTTTGCGAAGGTCGATGCCACGCCGATAACCAGCGGAATCAGCACGACCAGCCAGGTCACGACCAGCTGAACGGTATGATCACTATTTTCGTTCGACATGAAGTTCTCCTCCCGTAATCGTTAGCTATGCGCGCGGGCCGGGGTCATACCGCCCACCTTATCAGTGCTTTTGCCCTCATCTTCGCCTTCTTCCATCAGATGACGGTCGTGCACCTCCTTGACCTTCAGGTTGCACAGCAGACCGGCGAACAGCAGGGCGGCCATGATGTACATGGTGACGGTATAGGCATCCGCCTTGGCCACGCCGTGATCGATCTGATACTGGCGGATGTAGTTCACCAGCGTCGGACCGACCACGCCGGCCGCCGACCATGCCGTCAGGATGCGCCCATGGATGCCGCCCACGAAGCGGGTGCCGAAGATGTCCGCCAGATATGCCGGAATGGTTGAAAAACCACCGCCATACATACTGATGATCACCATGTAACCGATCACGAACAGGGTGACGGCGCCCATGTGGCCGGTCTGCGGAACCAGCGCGAACAGGACGATGCCCAGGATGAAGAACGTGTTGAACGTGGTCTTGCGGCCGATCTTGTCGGACAACGAGGCCCAGAAGAAACGCCCGGCCATGTTGAACAGACTCAGCATGCCCACGAAGCCGGCGGCCGCGCCCGCGGCGATGACGCCCGGGAACATCTCCTGGCTCATGGCGGAGGCCTGACCGAGCACGCCGATGCCGGCGGTGACGTTCAGGAACAGCGCCATCCACATCAGGTAGAACTGCGGCGTCTTCATCGCCTGGTTGATGTGCACGTGGCCGTCGGTGATCAGCCTGGCCTTGGCGGAATCGGCGGCGTTTTCACCGCTCCAGCCCGCGGGCTTCCAGCCGTCCGGCGGCACCCGCACGATGACCGCACCGAACCCGATGGCGACCAGG harbors:
- a CDS encoding LysR family transcriptional regulator, encoding MDIRQLEYLVALAQEKHFTRAAERCNVTQPTLSGRIRQLEQELGVPIVERGQRYHDLTPEGRRVLQWAQTILEDRSSLMQELTELKGGLSGRLVLGVIPSALPMATSVTRVMREAHPSVSFTVRSETSNEILRDVQEFHIDAGITYLDNEPLERVETVPLYTERYHLFLPEHHPWATKSHVTWAEAAQLPLCLLTPNMQNRRIINKIFQAADCNPEAEIETDSVVHLWAQVRFCGWASVMPEYFSDLFGSESGIRGIPLREPEVEYAVGLVALAREPLSPIIRALFDACRDNPLLPLVNPDE
- a CDS encoding OFA family MFS transporter, with translation MSVSDEGIMSKGRITAPRNYNRWLIPPAALAVHLSIGQVYALSVFNLPLTKIIGVTHQAPGDWRLTSIGWIFSIAILVLGLSAAFGGHWVERVGPRKAMAVSAVTFGGGFLVSALGVHTHQLWLLYLGYGVLGGIGLGFGYVSPVSTLIKWFPDRRGLATGMAIMGFGGGAMLASPMSVALMNHFSSATSVGVAQTFVVLGILYLVAIGFGAVIVRVPPDGWKPAGWSGENAADSAKARLITDGHVHINQAMKTPQFYLMWMALFLNVTAGIGVLGQASAMSQEMFPGVIAAGAAAGFVGMLSLFNMAGRFFWASLSDKIGRKTTFNTFFILGIVLFALVPQTGHMGAVTLFVIGYMVIISMYGGGFSTIPAYLADIFGTRFVGGIHGRILTAWSAAGVVGPTLVNYIRQYQIDHGVAKADAYTVTMYIMAALLFAGLLCNLKVKEVHDRHLMEEGEDEGKSTDKVGGMTPARAHS